One genomic region from Maridesulfovibrio ferrireducens encodes:
- a CDS encoding M48 family metallopeptidase, with protein sequence MQSKIEWYQEVLALEPSSKVFFPLARLYVEIGNLEKAVTSLRMGLDRHPDYLEARLLLVETLAKLGRDSEAKAAVAPLTRLFSSYPSFWKMWGDSVAEGNTDVAGAMAFLFSALHGTPLSWADVMSEGIRKLTGIGGAFIDSGPSDTAKGVCLDSKETDALADSEILSREIEQASADVEVDGEIDDDSLTSHVVMDSLRTRTMADVLASQGELVGALDIYRDLLASADVSHKDELLMIMADISSRISTEQNHCSGDDCDDPYVKHAKSKLMSTLELLAERLEARATR encoded by the coding sequence ATGCAAAGCAAAATTGAGTGGTATCAGGAAGTTTTGGCACTTGAACCCAGCTCTAAAGTTTTTTTCCCTTTAGCTCGCCTCTATGTTGAAATCGGTAATCTTGAGAAAGCTGTTACCTCACTTAGAATGGGCCTTGATAGGCATCCTGATTATCTCGAAGCTCGTTTGTTACTTGTTGAAACTCTTGCCAAGCTTGGTAGAGATTCAGAAGCAAAAGCTGCAGTTGCACCGCTTACCAGACTTTTTTCTTCATACCCCTCATTTTGGAAAATGTGGGGAGATTCTGTTGCTGAAGGAAATACTGATGTCGCTGGAGCGATGGCATTTCTTTTTTCAGCGCTTCATGGAACTCCTTTGTCCTGGGCTGACGTTATGTCTGAAGGGATCAGGAAACTGACAGGTATCGGGGGGGCTTTTATAGATAGCGGTCCGTCTGATACTGCTAAAGGCGTTTGTTTAGATTCTAAAGAAACGGATGCTCTTGCTGATAGTGAAATTCTGTCGCGTGAAATAGAGCAGGCTTCTGCCGATGTTGAAGTTGATGGTGAAATTGATGACGATTCACTGACCAGCCATGTTGTTATGGATAGTCTGAGGACGCGGACTATGGCTGATGTATTAGCTTCTCAAGGTGAATTGGTGGGAGCTTTGGATATCTACCGCGATCTTCTTGCAAGCGCCGATGTTTCTCATAAAGATGAACTGCTTATGATTATGGCTGATATCTCTTCTCGAATCAGTACTGAACAAAATCATTGTAGTGGTGATGATTGTGATGATCCATATGTTAAACACGCTAAAAGTAAATTGATGAGTACTCTTGAGCTTCTTGCCGAGCGACTTGAAGCCAGAGCAACCCGTTAA
- the trxA gene encoding thioredoxin, producing the protein MALQVTDSNFQEEVLNSDKPVLVDFWAPWCGPCRAMGPVIDELAEEFSGQIKICKMNVDDNPSSPGKYGIRAIPTLILFKDGEVVDQTTGAVSKSSIKEMITSKAL; encoded by the coding sequence ATGGCTTTACAGGTAACCGATTCAAATTTTCAAGAAGAAGTTCTAAATAGTGACAAGCCTGTTCTTGTTGATTTCTGGGCTCCTTGGTGTGGACCTTGTCGCGCGATGGGACCTGTAATTGACGAACTCGCTGAAGAGTTTTCCGGACAGATTAAAATTTGTAAGATGAATGTTGATGATAATCCTTCATCTCCCGGTAAGTATGGTATTCGTGCTATTCCTACTCTTATTCTCTTTAAAGATGGAGAAGTTGTTGATCAGACTACAGGAGCTGTTTCTAAAAGCAGTATCAAGGAAATGATTACCAGCAAGGCTCTTTAA
- the tsaD gene encoding tRNA (adenosine(37)-N6)-threonylcarbamoyltransferase complex transferase subunit TsaD — MLCLGIESSCDETGLALVRDGKFIAEKLASQVDVHALFGGVVPEIASREHLRALPALYNELMQEQSLTADDIDVVAVARGPGLQGCLLMGLNFAKGLALSTGATLIGVNHLWAHLTAAGLEQDLQYPSLGLLVSGGHTHIYLIKSSSEFILLGRTLDDAAGEAFDKTAKLLNIPYPGGKIVDDLGRAGNPNRKMFPTPYIKNDNLDFSFSGLKTAVALYVQANPELRLSTMGIPDPETEDQEIVKRRNDMFASFNYSVAKTLSVKTVRALERNKGVKSLIVAGGVAANSVVRTVMAEVARKFSIPLVLPSPKFCTDNGAMIAFSGYLLAKEGFRHSFDLEAIPRGRVVPEDWTRVAEM; from the coding sequence ATGCTATGTCTTGGAATTGAAAGCTCTTGTGATGAAACCGGATTGGCATTGGTGCGTGATGGAAAATTTATTGCCGAAAAATTAGCTTCTCAGGTAGATGTGCATGCTCTTTTTGGTGGCGTAGTTCCTGAGATCGCTTCCAGGGAGCATTTGAGAGCTTTGCCGGCTTTGTATAATGAACTTATGCAGGAGCAGTCACTTACGGCTGATGATATTGATGTCGTAGCCGTAGCCCGTGGTCCCGGACTTCAAGGGTGTTTGCTGATGGGGTTGAACTTTGCAAAAGGTCTGGCTCTTTCGACCGGTGCAACCTTGATAGGTGTTAATCATCTCTGGGCTCATCTGACCGCCGCTGGTCTTGAGCAGGATTTGCAATACCCTTCACTCGGATTGCTTGTTTCCGGAGGGCATACTCATATTTATCTTATTAAAAGTTCGTCCGAGTTTATCCTTTTAGGTAGAACCCTTGATGATGCCGCTGGCGAAGCCTTTGATAAGACTGCAAAATTGTTAAATATTCCTTATCCTGGCGGTAAGATTGTTGATGATTTAGGACGAGCTGGCAATCCTAACCGTAAAATGTTTCCGACTCCTTATATAAAAAATGATAATCTGGATTTTAGTTTTAGCGGATTGAAAACAGCTGTAGCTCTTTATGTTCAAGCTAATCCGGAATTGCGACTTTCTACCATGGGTATTCCTGATCCAGAAACAGAAGATCAGGAAATAGTAAAACGAAGAAATGATATGTTTGCATCCTTTAATTACTCGGTAGCAAAAACTCTAAGTGTAAAAACCGTGCGAGCGCTAGAGCGTAATAAAGGCGTTAAGTCACTTATTGTTGCCGGAGGGGTTGCCGCTAATTCTGTGGTTCGTACCGTTATGGCTGAAGTTGCTCGCAAATTTTCAATTCCTCTTGTTTTGCCTTCGCCTAAATTTTGTACGGATAATGGTGCAATGATAGCTTTTTCAGGATATCTTTTAGCTAAAGAAGGGTTTCGGCATAGTTTCGATCTTGAGGCTATTCCCAGAGGCCGTGTAGTTCCCGAAGACTGGACTCGTGTTGCAGAAATGTAG
- a CDS encoding outer membrane protein assembly factor BamD, translating to MRNRIFCFVLLFILIFSTTGCGVIDYYFLPKPEDTAQELYEAGVESMKDKDYYNASDFFAKLKDRYPFSPFTVKAEISLGDAYYLDGKFFDASEAYKEFAALHPGNEEIPYVLFQIGLSNYSLFSSIDKPQHSVSEALEYFYRVEEAYPDSEYATASKEYIVKCRRALADQELFIADFFWRSAKFGAAWKRYAFVVRNFKDLPEVRKYAMKQAEMSYYEYQKTLSQAEREKLQGTWKELVDWL from the coding sequence ATGCGTAATAGAATATTTTGTTTTGTTTTGCTTTTTATTTTAATTTTCAGCACCACCGGATGTGGTGTTATCGATTACTATTTTCTTCCTAAACCCGAAGATACCGCGCAGGAACTTTATGAAGCCGGCGTAGAGTCCATGAAGGATAAAGATTATTATAATGCTTCAGATTTTTTTGCGAAGTTAAAAGATCGTTATCCTTTCAGTCCGTTCACAGTAAAAGCTGAAATCAGCCTCGGTGATGCGTATTACCTTGATGGCAAATTTTTTGATGCTTCAGAAGCTTATAAAGAGTTTGCAGCTCTTCACCCTGGTAACGAAGAAATTCCATATGTCCTTTTTCAAATAGGACTCAGTAATTATTCACTGTTCAGTTCAATAGATAAGCCTCAGCATAGTGTGAGCGAAGCTCTTGAATATTTTTATCGAGTTGAAGAAGCTTACCCTGATAGTGAGTACGCAACTGCATCAAAAGAGTATATTGTAAAATGCCGACGGGCTCTTGCAGATCAAGAATTGTTTATTGCGGACTTTTTCTGGAGATCTGCTAAATTCGGGGCTGCGTGGAAAAGATATGCTTTTGTAGTACGTAATTTTAAAGATCTTCCTGAAGTGCGCAAGTATGCTATGAAGCAGGCTGAAATGTCGTACTATGAATATCAGAAAACTCTTTCCCAAGCTGAAAGAGAGAAATTACAAGGTACTTGGAAAGAACTTGTAGATTGGTTGTAA
- a CDS encoding histidinol dehydrogenase → MNEDIFAFPEWLDDFQITDKVFAVAYEAVLPPQRAWMKKTIAQVYAVSSPDSPQSKWTVNTWKGGFETEIANSPLDCVLMLVDKGATSAVRILAALTPALAVGVQNILVVFVGEGELSQPVLTGFELAGQEAVVSLSDNKFSELISFVYESDASTAILDLRSCPTDLSYSENVRYWRAPNISVISICADEDGPDMDVVKFAHPDVTIEETTIEDLAESGGDVAIVPAELIGEALVDFKMVLSHEQEGCWMWNNLTDRFFRKDSVALAVCL, encoded by the coding sequence ATGAACGAAGATATTTTTGCTTTTCCTGAATGGCTGGATGATTTTCAAATTACTGATAAAGTTTTTGCTGTAGCCTATGAGGCTGTTTTGCCTCCTCAAAGAGCCTGGATGAAAAAGACAATTGCTCAGGTTTATGCTGTAAGCTCTCCTGATTCACCACAAAGCAAGTGGACCGTAAACACATGGAAGGGCGGATTTGAAACAGAGATAGCAAATTCGCCGCTTGATTGTGTACTTATGCTTGTTGACAAGGGAGCTACTTCCGCAGTCAGAATTCTTGCAGCACTTACACCCGCTTTAGCGGTCGGGGTTCAGAATATTTTAGTTGTTTTTGTCGGAGAAGGAGAACTTTCTCAGCCTGTTTTGACTGGGTTTGAACTCGCCGGGCAGGAAGCTGTTGTTTCGCTCTCCGACAATAAATTCTCAGAGCTGATTTCGTTTGTATATGAATCAGACGCGTCAACTGCGATTCTTGATCTCAGATCATGTCCGACTGATCTCAGCTATTCTGAGAACGTACGATACTGGCGGGCTCCGAATATTTCGGTTATTTCAATCTGCGCGGACGAAGATGGTCCTGATATGGATGTTGTGAAGTTTGCTCACCCTGATGTGACAATCGAAGAAACGACAATAGAAGACCTTGCTGAATCCGGCGGAGACGTCGCAATTGTTCCTGCTGAACTTATAGGGGAAGCTTTAGTTGATTTTAAAATGGTACTTTCTCATGAGCAGGAAGGTTGCTGGATGTGGAATAATCTTACAGACCGATTCTTTAGAAAAGATTCTGTAGCGCTGGCTGTTTGTTTATAG
- a CDS encoding DUF2062 domain-containing protein, producing MSKEVSRYARLKRFIRLYYLKVVRLNASPHQVAMGVASGVFGGCFPVIPGLPLQTVIAVIAAFITRSSKVAAIVSTWISNPLNWLLFYYIQFKIGSFLLPIDVKFDPATWQVSDFMAIGWQGVTILMFGGFILAIPMSIASYFIALFFIRRHRKRKALRMLARRKKL from the coding sequence ATGTCAAAAGAAGTCAGCAGGTATGCTAGGTTAAAAAGATTTATTCGTTTGTACTACCTTAAAGTTGTGCGTCTTAATGCCTCTCCTCATCAAGTTGCGATGGGGGTGGCCAGTGGTGTTTTCGGTGGATGTTTTCCCGTTATTCCGGGACTTCCTTTGCAAACAGTTATAGCTGTTATTGCTGCTTTTATTACCAGAAGCAGCAAAGTTGCAGCTATTGTCTCCACTTGGATCTCAAATCCTCTTAACTGGCTTTTATTTTATTATATTCAATTTAAAATCGGATCCTTTTTGCTTCCAATAGATGTTAAATTTGACCCTGCAACATGGCAAGTGTCAGACTTTATGGCGATTGGGTGGCAAGGGGTTACTATTTTAATGTTCGGTGGCTTTATTTTAGCTATTCCAATGTCCATCGCTTCATATTTTATTGCTCTATTTTTTATTAGAAGACATAGAAAGCGCAAGGCTTTGCGTATGCTGGCAAGAAGAAAAAAATTGTGA
- the trxB gene encoding thioredoxin-disulfide reductase codes for MKSYDAIVIGGGPAGMAAALYLVRAGVKILVVEKLAPGGQMLLTEELENYPGFPGGIKGYELADYMAEHVQQYPFDKIYDEVREIIPGKDSHEIVVDGVHFKARAIIIATGVVFRKLKVPNEEKLLGRGVSYCALCDGNFYKNKVVAVVGGGNSALEESLYLARLVKKLYLIHRRDEFRGLKCYQDKCNADPTIVPVLNSVVSRIVGDNEVVGIEVKDALTNEYSVLDVDGVFIFVGFNPLSTFFPVELQLDHSGFIKTTCEMETNIPGIYAAGDIRSKNCRQVVTAVGDGATAATAAFAYLEYNDA; via the coding sequence ATGAAGTCTTATGACGCCATTGTTATCGGGGGCGGCCCAGCCGGAATGGCGGCCGCCCTTTATCTCGTACGGGCAGGTGTAAAAATACTTGTCGTGGAGAAGCTTGCGCCCGGTGGCCAGATGCTTCTCACTGAAGAGCTTGAGAATTATCCGGGTTTTCCCGGAGGCATCAAAGGTTACGAACTTGCTGACTACATGGCTGAACATGTTCAACAATATCCCTTTGATAAAATATATGACGAAGTCCGAGAGATTATTCCGGGAAAGGATTCTCACGAGATTGTTGTTGATGGTGTTCATTTCAAGGCAAGAGCAATCATTATTGCTACCGGTGTGGTTTTTAGAAAGCTCAAAGTTCCGAATGAAGAAAAACTTCTCGGGCGTGGAGTTTCATATTGCGCACTATGCGACGGTAATTTTTATAAAAATAAAGTCGTTGCTGTTGTCGGCGGTGGAAATTCTGCTCTTGAAGAGTCACTTTACCTTGCAAGGCTTGTAAAGAAGCTTTATCTCATTCACCGCAGGGATGAGTTTAGAGGGTTGAAGTGTTATCAGGATAAATGCAACGCAGACCCTACAATTGTTCCGGTTCTAAATTCCGTAGTATCCCGCATTGTCGGAGATAACGAAGTGGTAGGTATCGAAGTTAAGGATGCTCTTACCAATGAATATTCTGTTTTAGATGTTGATGGTGTGTTTATATTTGTTGGATTTAATCCTTTAAGTACTTTTTTTCCTGTGGAGCTTCAATTGGATCATTCTGGTTTCATTAAAACAACTTGTGAAATGGAAACCAATATTCCCGGCATATATGCGGCTGGTGATATACGGTCCAAAAATTGTCGGCAGGTAGTTACCGCAGTAGGTGACGGCGCAACTGCGGCAACAGCAGCTTTTGCGTATTTGGAATATAATGATGCGTAA
- the fbp gene encoding class 1 fructose-bisphosphatase: MTQQITVTEHLLLHQKQIPGATGQFTHLFNELVLSAKIISREVNKAGLVDVLGFTGEINVQGEEVKKLDEYANRILIHRMARSGVLCAMASEENADIIDIPHGLPQGSYIIIFDPLDGSSNIDVNVNIGTIFSIYRRKSKVGTPVQSSDVLQCCEEQVAAGYILYGSSTMLVFTTGDGVHGFTLDPGVGEFLLSHPNIKIPEIGKIYSVNEGYWPYWSEATKKVVNHFKSADNVHGHPYSLRYIGSLVADFHRNLIYGGVFMYPADHREPSKPVGKLRLMCEAAPMAMLVEQAGGMATDGTKRILDIVPHELHQRVPLFIGSKHEVSIIRDIYEGQDG, translated from the coding sequence ATGACCCAGCAGATAACAGTCACTGAACACCTTTTATTGCATCAAAAGCAGATTCCAGGTGCTACAGGACAGTTTACGCATCTTTTTAATGAGCTAGTTCTTTCGGCTAAAATTATATCACGGGAAGTTAACAAAGCTGGTCTTGTTGATGTTCTGGGGTTTACCGGAGAAATTAATGTTCAAGGCGAGGAAGTTAAAAAACTCGATGAGTACGCGAATCGAATTTTAATTCATCGGATGGCTCGATCTGGAGTCCTCTGTGCGATGGCTTCTGAAGAAAATGCCGATATCATTGATATTCCTCACGGCTTGCCTCAGGGAAGCTATATAATAATTTTTGATCCACTCGATGGGTCTTCAAATATTGATGTTAATGTTAATATTGGAACTATTTTTTCGATTTATCGTCGTAAAAGTAAAGTGGGGACTCCTGTACAATCCTCTGATGTGCTTCAGTGCTGTGAAGAACAGGTAGCCGCCGGATATATTCTATACGGCTCGTCTACTATGCTTGTTTTTACTACAGGAGATGGAGTTCACGGCTTTACACTTGATCCGGGTGTAGGTGAGTTTCTACTTTCGCATCCTAATATTAAAATTCCTGAAATCGGGAAAATTTATTCGGTAAATGAAGGATATTGGCCTTATTGGAGTGAAGCAACTAAGAAGGTTGTTAACCATTTCAAATCCGCTGATAATGTTCACGGACACCCATACAGTCTGCGCTACATAGGCTCTTTAGTTGCTGATTTTCATCGCAACCTGATCTATGGCGGTGTATTTATGTATCCGGCTGATCACAGAGAACCTTCTAAGCCCGTTGGTAAACTTCGGCTTATGTGTGAAGCTGCACCTATGGCTATGCTTGTTGAGCAGGCTGGTGGCATGGCCACAGATGGAACTAAACGCATTCTTGATATTGTTCCTCATGAGCTTCATCAACGAGTTCCTCTTTTCATTGGTTCAAAACACGAAGTCTCAATTATACGTGATATTTATGAGGGGCAGGACGGCTAA
- the fusA gene encoding elongation factor G yields MSDNSDFSAKSIEKIRNIGIIAHIDAGKTTVTERMLYFSGKIHRLGEVHEGTATMDYMPEEQERGITITSAVTTCFWAKNTINIIDTPGHVDFTIEVQRSLRVLDGAVGVFCAVGGVEPQSETVWRQSENFGVPKLVFINKMDRLGADFEAVLEAMVERLKIKILPVQIPDGAGDEFAGVFDLIRLNKIVYDEDENGEIFEISELSEQELERVSPWRERMCDTLSEFDDEFLERYLNDEIDPDYIESVIRKATLQLELVPVFAGSALKNVGVQPLMDGIGKYLPSPLEVSQVKGVDPLTGVERTVDPSVSADFQALVFKIVMDLGRKIVLMRIYSGKIDAGDTVKNVTQGTVERIDRLFRMHAGRKEKLEVAGVGDIVAVAGLKNSRTGDTLSTSEKPIILEQIELYKPVISLAIEPRNSDESEKLDDVLDKYLQEDPTLNLKTDEDTGQIILSGMGELHLEVVLERMRREYGLAPRAGKPQVVYQEVPGKLAEAEEEFDKQIGDEKHYGCVRLSVEPSTRGDGRNVSFEIDTGLWTSEWLDAVAEGVDDGLQCGVLKGFPVQDIRVRILELKKKDGESSVQGYHLAAGRALKKALSASSPKLMEPIMDIEVSAPDDFIGEVIGLLGAKGARIENMLDRNGQKVVQALAPLSKMFGFSTELRSSTQGRSGFVMKFHSFDVLDK; encoded by the coding sequence ATGAGTGATAACTCTGATTTTTCTGCAAAGAGTATTGAGAAAATACGAAATATTGGAATTATTGCACACATTGATGCCGGTAAAACAACTGTTACCGAGCGTATGCTGTATTTTTCTGGCAAAATTCACAGACTTGGTGAGGTGCATGAAGGCACAGCCACGATGGATTATATGCCGGAAGAACAGGAACGCGGAATTACGATTACTTCCGCTGTAACTACTTGTTTTTGGGCTAAAAATACAATCAATATAATTGATACTCCCGGGCATGTCGATTTTACTATAGAAGTGCAGCGTTCACTTAGAGTTCTTGATGGCGCTGTCGGTGTTTTTTGCGCTGTCGGTGGTGTTGAGCCGCAGTCTGAAACAGTTTGGCGGCAGAGTGAAAATTTTGGAGTTCCAAAGCTTGTTTTCATAAACAAAATGGACAGGCTCGGAGCTGATTTTGAAGCTGTTCTCGAAGCTATGGTGGAGCGGCTTAAAATAAAAATTCTTCCAGTTCAAATTCCAGATGGAGCCGGGGATGAATTTGCAGGAGTTTTTGATCTCATCCGTCTAAATAAAATTGTATATGACGAAGATGAGAACGGCGAAATATTTGAGATATCGGAGCTCAGTGAACAGGAATTGGAACGGGTCTCTCCTTGGCGTGAGAGAATGTGCGATACACTTTCTGAATTTGACGATGAATTTTTAGAGCGATATTTAAATGATGAAATAGATCCCGATTATATAGAATCCGTTATCCGCAAAGCGACATTGCAGCTTGAACTTGTTCCTGTCTTTGCAGGGTCCGCTTTAAAAAATGTCGGAGTGCAGCCTTTAATGGACGGTATCGGCAAATATTTACCAAGTCCGCTTGAAGTTTCTCAGGTTAAAGGGGTTGATCCTCTTACAGGTGTTGAAAGGACGGTTGACCCGTCTGTATCGGCTGATTTCCAGGCTCTAGTTTTTAAGATCGTTATGGATTTAGGGCGCAAAATAGTGCTTATGCGAATCTATTCCGGAAAAATAGACGCTGGTGACACCGTTAAGAACGTGACTCAAGGGACCGTTGAAAGAATTGATCGTCTTTTCAGGATGCATGCCGGTCGTAAGGAAAAGCTGGAAGTTGCAGGAGTCGGGGATATTGTTGCTGTGGCCGGTCTTAAGAATTCCCGTACCGGAGATACTCTTTCGACTTCCGAAAAGCCCATTATACTTGAACAGATTGAATTATATAAGCCGGTTATTTCGTTGGCAATTGAGCCAAGAAATTCCGATGAATCTGAAAAACTGGATGATGTGCTAGATAAATATCTGCAAGAAGATCCTACTCTTAACCTTAAAACGGATGAAGACACCGGACAGATAATTTTATCTGGTATGGGAGAGCTTCATTTGGAAGTTGTGCTGGAAAGAATGCGCAGAGAGTACGGACTTGCACCTAGAGCCGGTAAACCGCAGGTCGTTTATCAGGAAGTTCCGGGTAAATTGGCGGAAGCTGAAGAAGAATTTGATAAGCAAATCGGTGATGAAAAACATTATGGCTGTGTAAGATTGTCTGTTGAACCTTCAACGCGAGGTGATGGACGAAATGTCAGTTTTGAAATTGATACTGGATTGTGGACTTCTGAATGGCTTGATGCTGTGGCGGAAGGCGTAGACGACGGCCTTCAGTGCGGAGTTTTAAAAGGATTTCCCGTTCAGGATATTAGAGTACGTATTTTAGAACTTAAAAAGAAAGATGGGGAATCCAGCGTGCAGGGTTATCATCTTGCAGCAGGGCGTGCGCTTAAGAAGGCCTTATCTGCTTCTTCTCCAAAGCTGATGGAACCTATTATGGATATTGAAGTTTCCGCTCCTGATGATTTTATAGGTGAAGTTATAGGATTGCTGGGAGCTAAAGGGGCCCGCATTGAGAATATGCTTGACCGGAATGGTCAGAAAGTTGTGCAGGCGCTTGCTCCGCTTAGTAAAATGTTCGGATTTTCCACTGAGCTACGGTCGTCAACGCAAGGGCGGTCAGGGTTTGTAATGAAATTTCATAGTTTTGATGTTCTTGATAAGTAA
- a CDS encoding septum formation initiator family protein, which translates to MLRRRLLLGLLVLINVVLLLRLGLSEQGVFGYLELDRKVQELELKIEDADSRTLELSREIRRLKSDRAYQEKIIRSRMNYVKENELLYIFPDSGKLKPQGETSDAKQN; encoded by the coding sequence GTGCTGAGGCGTAGACTTTTGCTGGGCCTTCTGGTCTTAATAAATGTTGTGTTACTCTTACGGCTGGGTCTTAGCGAGCAGGGGGTTTTCGGGTACCTTGAGTTAGATAGAAAGGTGCAGGAACTTGAACTTAAAATTGAAGATGCAGACAGTCGCACTCTTGAGTTAAGCAGAGAAATTCGACGGCTGAAATCTGATAGAGCTTATCAGGAAAAGATTATCCGCAGCCGGATGAATTATGTTAAAGAGAATGAATTGTTATATATTTTCCCCGATTCCGGGAAGCTAAAGCCACAGGGAGAAACCTCAGATGCAAAGCAAAATTGA
- the pgsA gene encoding CDP-diacylglycerol--glycerol-3-phosphate 3-phosphatidyltransferase, whose product MINLANSLTLGRILTVPVLVVLLYFPSKITMFLAALLFFLASLTDIFDGMIARRQNQVTTLGKFLDPLADKLLISSILIMLTQLGYVDAWITVVIICRELIITGLRAIAMDMGLVLAADNFGKMKTMAQSLALGPLLLHYPYFGIDMHALGTQILYVALGLTVFSAGNYMYNLHKIWLTNE is encoded by the coding sequence ATGATCAACCTCGCTAATTCCCTTACTCTTGGACGCATTCTTACGGTGCCAGTTCTCGTGGTTCTTCTTTATTTTCCTAGTAAGATCACGATGTTTTTAGCTGCGTTGCTGTTTTTTCTGGCATCGTTAACTGATATTTTTGACGGAATGATCGCACGTCGGCAAAATCAGGTTACGACTCTGGGCAAATTTCTTGATCCATTGGCTGATAAGCTTTTGATCAGTTCTATTTTAATTATGCTTACTCAGCTTGGTTATGTAGATGCGTGGATAACTGTTGTTATTATTTGCCGCGAACTGATTATTACAGGATTACGTGCTATTGCTATGGATATGGGGTTGGTTCTTGCCGCGGATAATTTCGGTAAGATGAAAACAATGGCTCAAAGCCTGGCTTTAGGACCGCTATTGTTGCATTATCCTTATTTCGGAATAGATATGCATGCCTTGGGAACTCAGATTCTTTACGTAGCATTAGGATTGACTGTGTTTTCTGCTGGTAATTATATGTACAATTTGCATAAAATTTGGTTAACTAACGAATAA